GCGGCGCAGGAAACGCCAGTGGGCGATCTCGTGCCAGAGGTAATAGGCGCCCGACCGATGACGCAGGAACAGGATGTTCGGAGTGCCCGACGCCGCGAGCCGCACGGGCCAGGACCAGTCGCCGCCCGCGCCGTACACGAGAAGCGCATCCGCGCCGGCCGCCGCCGCCTGCTGCACCTGTTCCTCGTTATTCGCGGTGATTGCGGGCTCGAAAACCAGCGGAAACTCGCTTCTACCGGCCAATGCCGAGAGTTCCGCGCCGATCACCTTTGCTTCCGCCGCGGCCTGGTCCGGATTCTGGATCGCGCCGTAGGAACGCCAGCTCGTACGCTCCTGTGGTTGCGCGTGGTAGTAGATGAGCACGGGCTGGACGCGCAGCGCCTCGCCCGTGGGCAGAGCGGTCGCCGTCGGCGCGCCGGAATCGCCTTGCGCGGCCGGGGTTGCGCGCGCCGCCAGCACGACGCCCGCCGACCCGGCGCCCATGCTCCCGAGAAAGACCCTGCGGCTTACGCCGCGCGGCCGGCCCGTGCCCGATGACGCCGGCGTCTGCCCCGTTTTTCGTTCCGTATCTGCGTGACCCATGACGATTCCTCCTCATGCGATTCCCCCGGAGGCATTCTACCGGTGCGGCGCTACCCTCACAAGCGGCAGGACAAGCAAGCGCCGTTCAGCTTGGGGGGGGCGTGTACCGGCCGGGCGCGAGGATGCCGCGCGGGTCCAGCGCGCGCTTCATATCCCGGACGACTTCCCAGAAGACGTCGCCGGGCTGCCAGAGACGGGACATACCCTGAATTGCCTCGCGATAGGGCGGGTACCCGGCATCGATGAGCGCGTCCATGACTTCGTCATAGCAGCGCGCGGCGGCTTCCGGCTCCCCGGGCGAGGTCTTGTCGAACGAGATATTGAAAATCCCGATCATGGCGCGTTCGTTGATGAACGTAAACGTGGCGAGCACGTCGAAACGGTGCTGTTCGAAACGCGGCGCGACGATGCTTAGCACGTTTCGCGCATCTTCTCCGGCGGCGGGCACGACCGGGGAAATCCAGAGCAGGCCGCAGGGCAGCGCCAGCGGGTCTTCCATCGATGGCGGCGCCTCGCGCAGCCGCCAGGCCAGCGCATCCAGCGGTGCGGACGTCGGTGCGCCTTTCAGGAGCCCGTAATTCGGGCGGAGCGCATCGAGCTGGCGGCGCAGGCGCGCGCCAAGGCCGAACCGCGCGAGCGCCGACGCGGCGCGTCCGCCCCAGGCAAGCCGCGAGTCGTTGACGAATACCAGCCGCCCGAGTCCGCGCAAAGCTTGTTTCAGCGCGCATCGCGCCGCGCGGACCTGTCCCGGCGTACCCGTGAGACTGCCGGACACGTTCCACGCGCCGACGCCCCAGCGGGCTCGCAACTTCTCGCGCACCGGAAGCGGCAGCGGCGTGGCGCCCCCCGTTTCCGCCCAGGGATACCGTTGTTGGCTGCTGATGATGCGCAGGTCGTTGCCCGTATGAACCGCGCTGTTCAGCACGCCGTCCATGCGCAGGCCGCGCAGCCGTTCGATGAGCGGCTCCAGCAGCGCATCGTTGTCGACCTTAAGGTAGAAGAACGCGAAGCCCTTCGGCGCGGGCTGCAGCCACACGCCGGCCTTCGTCACGATGCCGAAGTTCGACTGCATGAACAGGCCGTCGAGGCTGGGGCCGACGCCGTAGGGGTAGACGTGGACCGTCTTCGCGCCGGCATAATGGCCGAAGCCCGTATGCACCACGCGGCCGTCCGGCAG
This genomic window from Candidatus Hydrogenedentota bacterium contains:
- a CDS encoding FAD-binding oxidoreductase, with translation MTVPHLDAAALRALGDALPEDVVNTDAATCDRYARSTQPAGTRPAAVLYPVTTAHVQAIVRTANHCGLTLYPVSRGRNWGYGDACAPVEGAVVLDLSRMNRVVEVNTRLGYVVIEPGVSQQQLYDTVRRQAPGYWIDATGAGPEGSVVGNALERGFGHTPYGDHVRTTCGMEVVLPDGRVVHTGFGHYAGAKTVHVYPYGVGPSLDGLFMQSNFGIVTKAGVWLQPAPKGFAFFYLKVDNDALLEPLIERLRGLRMDGVLNSAVHTGNDLRIISSQQRYPWAETGGATPLPLPVREKLRARWGVGAWNVSGSLTGTPGQVRAARCALKQALRGLGRLVFVNDSRLAWGGRAASALARFGLGARLRRQLDALRPNYGLLKGAPTSAPLDALAWRLREAPPSMEDPLALPCGLLWISPVVPAAGEDARNVLSIVAPRFEQHRFDVLATFTFINERAMIGIFNISFDKTSPGEPEAAARCYDEVMDALIDAGYPPYREAIQGMSRLWQPGDVFWEVVRDMKRALDPRGILAPGRYTPPPS